The sequence below is a genomic window from Humulus lupulus chromosome 3, drHumLupu1.1, whole genome shotgun sequence.
AATAAAAGTCCTTGTTGCACCCCTGTTTGTTGTGGGTTTTCTCACATCTCAAATATTCTCATGGCAACATTTATCGACTTATAAAACAAATTCCCATCAGAGGTGTTGTTGAATTCGGAATCCTACCGGCCTAAAAACTCCAACTTCAAGCAGCAAGTCACAATGAAATACAAGTAAAGAACAACCCTAAacattattttttaccaaatatTGAAGAAATTCACTTGTTTATGCATCATTCTCTCTGGATGTCAAACTTCATATATACTCACGCTTAATGACAATTCCAGAAGGGAGTGTGCAACAGAGTCTAGTCAACAATCAGCcccattttaaaaatatatatatatatatatacacaaaaagTGAGAAGGTATATAAATGAATCAACAGGGGGGGATCTCATTTCTCATTTTTTAGAGAAAGTGAAAATCcccatttatatattttattgatCAACACATGCTTTGCGTACAAAAAGAATGCAATCATGCCATTGTTTTTTACGAGGACCATTGATCAGGTACAGTAAGAAAATAAGTAGTCATTGCCTTTCGAAACCTTTTTTTGTACTGTTTTGGAGAAATAATGGTTGGGGAAGCATTCTTAGGACCGCCCAAAATTCCAGAGGCCTTAACCCAAGTTTCCAAATGCTTGTCCCATGTGTACTGTCTCATGAAATCAATGATCCCCAACACCAACTCCTTCCTCTCATCATCCACCCCAACCAAAAGTGAGTAGTCCATCACATCAACAGACTGGACAAGCAGCAAAAAGAAAAAACATTAACAAACAATTGAAAAAAACTAGTGTTTAAAATTCCACTAAAAAGTATATGCACTATCATTATATGACCTTCAGATTCTCTTCCCACTTCAAACAATGCCAATAAACAGTTCAAGTTGAAAACTACTCAAATAAAAAACATAACCCAGAAAGACATAAATTATTACCGCCAGGAAGGCTGTATCATTCCAAACAGCTCTTTCAAGGCTTCTCTTTGCTTTGCTTCCAAGAAATATGGGCTTCGTCCGAAGGGTTTCCAACAAATTCATATCTAGAAGCACTTTATTTTCCCCGGTTGTGTCATTATTGTAACGTGATCGAGCGGAGCCCTTAAGATCATACACTCTTGATATATTTCTCTTGAAGAAAAGGTTCTCCATCACCATCAAATCCATTCTAGTTTCCTTTCCACCTTTCACGTGTTTACTAGTGACCTGCCAATGCAAAGTAAGATACATAAGAGAAAAAACAATCTGATGTCCAACGAAATTCGTGTATAGCTGCCAATTTACAAACACATTAATAGAAAACTAACCTACCTGATATATACCAAGAATTTTGGCAAGACAAGTTGGGCTTCCAGTGCCAAGGGAGTCTGTCAGATATTTAAAATATTCAGGTGCAAATTCTTCAAAAGAATCTAGCTCTGTCTTTGTGACTTGTTTTACGATGAATCTTTCGTCCAACGATTTGGCAAAATACACATTGCTTTTACCCCCTTGTGCGCTCCATCTCTTGCAGCGGCTCAATGATCGTACAAAGTCTACTTCGCTAGGACAGCATTTCTTTCTAAGAGAGTCAAACAATTCTGCAAAGTAGCATGTTACAGAAAACTTCACTTTGTCATCTCCAAATGAGAGTCTCAAATGTGGAGATTTTTTAAGATCAGCAAATAAGGAACTGATGGATGATGGAGTATCTTCTGATCCACTTCCATAACGGGTATAATCCAAATCCATAGAGCCAAAAGATTGCCAGGCAGACATGGTGGAAGCTGCAGAATCATCTTTGTTGCTCTCATGCAGACTACAAGACACCTCATGCTCATTTGATTTATCAGCAACCCAGTCATCATATTCTTTTGAACTAAGAGCATATGATATTATGCTGGTGGGTTCATTGTCATAAACAGCAACAACTATATCACTCTGGCACGTCTGGGGAAGCAACATTCGTACACCTTCAGCCACATGGGATGCAGAAGAGATAAATGAAGGTGTGGAACTCATAACTAAATTTAACTTCTGTACCTCTTGAGGCAATATTTGGGAGTAAGTTCTCATTACACTAACCGGATCTCTGATCATATTCCTGTAATCTCCGGAAGCATGGAAAGATCTAAGAGTTGACACATGCAAAGAAGAGGGGGGTAGTCCTTTTCGAATTCTTTCTTGAACTCTTAAAGCAGAATCAAAAGAATGATTTCTTGCTGACATCGCTAGCCTTCTAACAGGCAGATTATCACTTTGACTTGCCTGCCTGACAGGACCAGTTTGAAGCGCAGTTTGAGCTTTCACGGGAAGCTGATCAGTACCTGTCCAAGCAGAATCTATTCTCTCAGAAAGAGTAGATTCATGAGAAGGAAAGCTTTCGGAGGACTTCATATCTTTAGAGGTTTTTCCATCTGCAAGTGTTTCCTCCTGCTTGTCATGATGACACGAGTTCAGTTCAGAGTCTTCAGGGACGCAAGGCTCACTCCGTGGAGACAATACATCATTTCTAGGGAAGTCTAACAGACTTAATGATACAGACACATTTACTTCATGTCCATGGTCATGCTTGTCTTCCTTACGAAATGAATCACTAATCAACTCCCCCGGTTTACCAAGCAATATATCACCTTGTGCAGCCCTGGAAAATGAACTACTTTTAAGAAGAGTATCAAGTGAATAAAATCGGCGATCCCAAACATGTGAACCAATTAGGAGAGAACGCCTTAAGCGATTTAGTTCCAAAACATCTACAGCTACTTGGCCTGGTTGTGAAATCTCCATAAAAGCAGGTTGCAAAATAGCCTATTTCAAGTAGCAAATTGAATTAAAAAGACAGTAAATTTGTGATATGaaagattaataaaaaaaacagtGAGAAGAGGTGTCAAAACTATGCTCCATTTCCAACTTACAATGTattcatttctttcttttttcactAGATCTTTCAGCTCCAAAATGCGGCTCTGTAAATCACTTGTATCAAACGCTTCATGTCCAAAAGATCGAGTTTTATCTTCCATACCATCGAGTACATCAGATATTTCAGCATACAAGGTTTCCATTTTCCCCATCAGCTGTAGTTAACATGCATTTTATTGTGAGGACAGTCATTAACACACTCACAAAAGAATTAAACAGTTCCGAATTTAGTAGTCTATAAAAGTTGCCAAAAAGAAAACTTTGATTTTCAAACCTCAGTTGCCTCTTTTCTTGCCCACTCAGGATGAACATAGCCATTAAACTCAAGTAATGATGGCGGCAAATGGACAGAGAGAATATCTATAGGGGAATACCGAAAGAAAGCAACCATACTTCCAAACCTGTTAATGAAAGTCTTCAATATCAAAATCACCACATTACACAACTATTCTTATAAAATTAGATGTTAGCACCTACCCATAGTAGCGAAGACAATCCTTTTGCAAAGAATGACCACAAGTTGCAATGCGATTAGCAGTTGCGTGATTTGAGAAACTAAGTTCCAAAAACTTCCCAAAAGAAAGTCCCCAAGCAGCATCTGACATAACCACTCTGCGATTGGCTGGTGGAACTCCATCTATATGAGCACACCTCAGGCAACGGTGCCACATCCATATTTTACCATCTCGTTCTCCAGGTAGTTTTAAAGAAGAAAGACGCCTGACATTAATAGTAAGATTTCCCTGCTGATGGGTATAACATAAGACATGGGCTTCAGCTGATTCTTTGCAAGATCTACAATGTGATGTCTgagaatataaaaaataattaattggtATTTTCAACTTGTGACCCAGAATCACAAACATATAAAAAAGGAAATCTGTAAAAACTTACcaggtcaaacaagtcgtcgcgAAGATATCTCCCTAGAGGTTTGTCAAAACAGCCATAAAACTTTATGCGCATAAGTCGGGACCGTTCACAAACAGTTCCTTTCAGTACACAGTGACTAGAAAAGGATACCAATATGCTTTGATGACTATCAGCAGCTGAGAAGTACTCAGTTGAAACCTCATTTTCATCTATCCTTTCAGATTTTGTCGACTCATAAATCTCTTCAGGTTGTCTCTCGTCTTGTGGCAAGGTTACCGTTAAATCTTGTTGGGAAAAATCTCTGACATCAGAAAATACCCTGGGCTCCGTTACATAATTGGATGGGTTTAAAGAAGTGTCAAGTCCAATATTAGATTCTAAATCATCATTGTACGCATCTGGTACTATGTTTTCCACTGGAGAGTCCACAGCATCAGCTAACAAAGGAAAGCCATTTTCTAGACAAAACTGCTCAGACAGAGATCCACATCCTTCCAATTCAGGATTGATATCCACAATTTCCTGATCATGAGCAAAACCCTCAGCAACTGCTTCATAATTTGTTGAAGCAATTGAATCAAAGTTGGCAGAAACCATAGGATTGGCTGTTGCTCTCTCTTGAATAGCAATTGACTGTCCTTGTGCCATCTTTGGCAGGGTAGCACCCTCATCTGCAAGAAAGGAAGTCTCAAGGGATAAATGATAAGCAGCAAAAACTGCATATTGAACGACATGTTTAACCTTCTTCAGTTCTTCACGACTTCTGCCCCTCAACAGAACCTAAAAGGGAAGCCACAACAACCTAGTTAGACATAATGAAATTGCCAGTCTGCATAAATAGTAAATCAGAGTGCAGTTCCTGAATAAATGCAACAAAAGCACTGGAAAAACACTTCTGCCAAATAGGGTAGAAATTACACAAGCACCAAGAAACATTACCGTGCAACCTAAACGCCTTGGACACCCTTCAAAAAACATCAAGGTTTTTGATGGCTTCTTGTTAAACTGATTGGAATTCTCATATTCTTCAGAAACTTTTTCCAAACGGAATAGCTCACAGTGCCCTAATCGAGTTGTTGATATATTATCAATTGATGGTGTAATATGAGCACCAGTGCACCGAGCTATGCGCTCCAGCAATGGCTTTTTAACATTTAGCACTAACGAAATTTCCTTCGTGAGCAAATATTCTTGGGCATATGAAGAAACACTTTTTTCTACCAACAGAACATTAGGGCGGAGAGCTTCAATCTTTGAAATGATAATCTTCAGATGATCATTTTCCTGTACaaaagaatggctcaaaaatttTATGCTAACATTTTATTATAAGTAGCTTAAAAATCAGCACATGCTAAGGAAATACCTGCTGCAGTAAAGTATCAAACGAAGCCAACTGATTTGGAACTTTCTGATATTCCAGTGCTCCTCCTAAAATAAGTAACCTAGCATTATTGTATTGTGAGGTCATGCGCTTGTGCTTTATATTTTTGGTACAAACCACTCCCTTTACAAAAGTGCTGCATACACAACAAGACATTAATAGTAAGGATGCATCCATGTATCAGAGATCTAAATTGTGGGATATCAAACATCTCCAGAATGCAAAAGGCATACCTATCCGTTGGATTTCCCGATGCTATACATTTGACCTTTACATAATCACCAGGATCCATACTGCCTCCTCTGCTAGTATCTGGCTTCACAAAATTTGCAGCTTCCCATGCTATTGTTGTAACTATGTCAAGCCAATCCTCAATTTCATTCCCTTGGCCAACTTTGATACCTTCTCCATGTAGCAGCTGTGAAACAAGAGCTCTAAAATGCCCCTGGACCACAGCTTTAAGAGGTTCCTTATCTTCATTATGTTTCTCCTTTGCTGGAAACATGCTAGAAAGACTACCACTTGATGAGAAGAATGCACCTGAGTCACCAAAAtcatcataatcatcatcatcataagcgAAAGATCCATTCTCTGCCTCATCATTTTCATCTTCAGGGGGTGGGGGAAACCAGAGAAGACCATTATTTTCAAAGTCCAGCGGTCTTTGTGATCTCTCGTATTGGTTACGAAAAATCGACAAGTCATCTGAACAATATTCTGTGTTTTCTGGATCCTCAGTCTCTAACGCAGGCCTTTTTAAAACAGGCGGACTATTTCGAGACACAGGGCTTTCCCCCTTCTGTACAGAATGCCCAACTCTACAAGTAAAATCAATCCTAGAGGGGTTGTCACAAGGACTTGATCCCACTGACTTGGAATTATATCTAACACTAACACTAACACTATGTGAATCTACATCAGTATTGTCATGACAGTAATCACTTGGAGGGCTAAGAAGGTGCTTCCCCGAATCCTCTGCATCTTCTTCATCACTCCTGCAATAATAAAGATAGATGTAATGGGGCAGGCAATACATTGAAAAGAGAAAACGAGAAACAGCAATCAAGTCAAACCTATCATCAAAAAGTGTATTAACGATATGACATGAACCAAGACCGGAGTTAAACCAGCTTTCCATTTATAATTTGTATcaccgatttttttttttttttaaaaaagcccAATTTAGTAGCATGTACCATAAATTGAACACTTGGACTTTGAACAGTTTTGTATGCTTTCCAAATAAATATGTCATATGTGTGAGGAAATCCATGCGAAAAACCTTCAAAATCTGAAGACAAACATCTAGCAAAACTACATCCAACCtaattaaaagcttacctgaTAGAAGAGGTATGAAAAAATACAGGACATGGGTGAGCGCTAAATGAGGACGTAACCCCACTTGTAATAGCATGGGGAGAACAGCCACAATCCTGGACTTCAAGATATCGTGAAAAGTGATCACTCTGAATTGATTCAGTATCTGCAGAACACTTGATTCTTTCACCATGAAAGCACGGGGATGGTGGTTCAGGGCTTCCACGGGGAGAAGCAGATGGGTGCACTTTCTCACTGACTTTGGTGCCAACTACCCCTCTCATTCCCGTCTCAGAACAAAACTTGCAGAACTTGATTATACCGCTAGATTCAATAACAAGCGACTCATAACCAGGGATACATTTCCCACAAAACCACCTACCACAACTTTGGCAACCGTATCTCTGAGAATGATTGGAGAAGTTTGTATGGCATTCACAACACATATTGTTACCGTTTTCGGGCATTTCAAATTCGCCGGAAAAACACTGTATATCGCTTGCTTCTCGGTAGAGCCAAGACTTAACCTTTACTATTAGATCTAATAGTGAAGTATCAGGTATTCCCATAGAATGTAATAACCCAACCAACAATTGTAACCACCACCTCCtccaaaactttttttttcctctACTCTCtaaatttagtatttttttttcacttttcgttaaaaaaaaaaatctactctCAGACTCGAATTGTCGAATACTCTGGTGTAAATATAAACCAAAAATATTTGTAAGGATAAACCCACAGATAAAAATGGTGGGCAACTATGGATGTGGGCTTTAGAACagattttgaatttcttttacTCTTCGTTTTTTTTCTTatctttttttccttttcaaaaaTTGGAATACAAAGAAGTAAGTCCGTCCTCCAAGAATCACAAAATATTTCAGAGGAGGAAATCGACACTATACGATCAAACAAATCTAAAACTATTTACAACCCAAATCATAACCCTCAAAACAAACCCTTcccaaaataaaggaaaaaaaattaaacaataactaaCATTTGTTACAAACCCAGTAAGAAACACTAATCAAGACCAAGAAGTCACAAAACGCAGACAGAAACTTCCCAAATGAAAAACCCTAACCAATCCCAGATTCCTCAACTGTGCATCGAATGACAGATTCGAGCATCAGAACGATTCAAATCCAACAGCTGACATAGAAAACAACAAGGATCACAAAACCCTAATCCCCAAACCGCTGATGTTCCGTACAATCGAAATCCACGAGGAAGAAACATATGAGAAAATTCGAACGAGCGGGGAATCAACTCTATAAATACAATCAGAAACTTAAACAAGAAAAACCAAAAgagaatgagaagaagaagaagaagtgcgTAACAAGCAACAGTGCCAAGGGGAGGGAATAAGAATTAtattttgtttataaattattattattattaattaattattaagtgAGGGAATTGTTTATAGTATTGGaaattttctctttttctctctccaaACAGAAAatactgataataataataataatcaaagaGGATGAAGAATTAGAATGAAAAGGAGAAAAAGGAAGAGTACGGAGAAGGTTCCCTTTCTACCGGAATCGGCTCGCATCTCGAACTCAACCATTTCCACATCTTCTACATTACCTTCTCTCTTACTATTACAACAATTACTATTACTAAGCTTTAACATATTTTTCTCTTTCACTCTTCTCTCTCTCCCCcctaaatcaattttttttttttttggtttcaaAAAGcaccaactctctctctctcttccccgCTTTAACTCTCTCAAATATTCTTTTCTATttacttattatatatatatatatatatatatatattagttaggAGCATGTTGATTGGTCAGCATGAtgctttaatttttgtttttattttttctttggtttttgtTGAAAATGTGTTAAAAGAGTTTTTTAATTAATGTTCAGATGAAGAAGCAAGCTTTCTTCGTCTCGTCCTAATAAATAAATCCCAAATAAAGGCAAGGGTCAGAATCAGTGTGTGCAAAAGGGCGTTTAAAGAGAGAGATTTTATCTTTATCTTTAATTAAgaagatttaattattattagtaTTAGTATTTTTCATTTTCGTACTGGATTTTTCTTACACGCTTCCTTGCGGCGCGCGTGCCAATTGGTTGACAACGTCTAGAAttggggaagaagaagaagaagaagagag
It includes:
- the LOC133822676 gene encoding putative 1-phosphatidylinositol-3-phosphate 5-kinase FAB1C → MGIPDTSLLDLIVKVKSWLYREASDIQCFSGEFEMPENGNNMCCECHTNFSNHSQRYGCQSCGRWFCGKCIPGYESLVIESSGIIKFCKFCSETGMRGVVGTKVSEKVHPSASPRGSPEPPSPCFHGERIKCSADTESIQSDHFSRYLEVQDCGCSPHAITSGVTSSFSAHPCPVFFHTSSIRSDEEDAEDSGKHLLSPPSDYCHDNTDVDSHSVSVSVRYNSKSVGSSPCDNPSRIDFTCRVGHSVQKGESPVSRNSPPVLKRPALETEDPENTEYCSDDLSIFRNQYERSQRPLDFENNGLLWFPPPPEDENDEAENGSFAYDDDDYDDFGDSGAFFSSSGSLSSMFPAKEKHNEDKEPLKAVVQGHFRALVSQLLHGEGIKVGQGNEIEDWLDIVTTIAWEAANFVKPDTSRGGSMDPGDYVKVKCIASGNPTDSTFVKGVVCTKNIKHKRMTSQYNNARLLILGGALEYQKVPNQLASFDTLLQQENDHLKIIISKIEALRPNVLLVEKSVSSYAQEYLLTKEISLVLNVKKPLLERIARCTGAHITPSIDNISTTRLGHCELFRLEKVSEEYENSNQFNKKPSKTLMFFEGCPRRLGCTVLLRGRSREELKKVKHVVQYAVFAAYHLSLETSFLADEGATLPKMAQGQSIAIQERATANPMVSANFDSIASTNYEAVAEGFAHDQEIVDINPELEGCGSLSEQFCLENGFPLLADAVDSPVENIVPDAYNDDLESNIGLDTSLNPSNYVTEPRVFSDVRDFSQQDLTVTLPQDERQPEEIYESTKSERIDENEVSTEYFSAADSHQSILVSFSSHCVLKGTVCERSRLMRIKFYGCFDKPLGRYLRDDLFDLTSHCRSCKESAEAHVLCYTHQQGNLTINVRRLSSLKLPGERDGKIWMWHRCLRCAHIDGVPPANRRVVMSDAAWGLSFGKFLELSFSNHATANRIATCGHSLQKDCLRYYGFGSMVAFFRYSPIDILSVHLPPSLLEFNGYVHPEWARKEATELMGKMETLYAEISDVLDGMEDKTRSFGHEAFDTSDLQSRILELKDLVKKERNEYIAILQPAFMEISQPGQVAVDVLELNRLRRSLLIGSHVWDRRFYSLDTLLKSSSFSRAAQGDILLGKPGELISDSFRKEDKHDHGHEVNVSVSLSLLDFPRNDVLSPRSEPCVPEDSELNSCHHDKQEETLADGKTSKDMKSSESFPSHESTLSERIDSAWTGTDQLPVKAQTALQTGPVRQASQSDNLPVRRLAMSARNHSFDSALRVQERIRKGLPPSSLHVSTLRSFHASGDYRNMIRDPVSVMRTYSQILPQEVQKLNLVMSSTPSFISSASHVAEGVRMLLPQTCQSDIVVAVYDNEPTSIISYALSSKEYDDWVADKSNEHEVSCSLHESNKDDSAASTMSAWQSFGSMDLDYTRYGSGSEDTPSSISSLFADLKKSPHLRLSFGDDKVKFSVTCYFAELFDSLRKKCCPSEVDFVRSLSRCKRWSAQGGKSNVYFAKSLDERFIVKQVTKTELDSFEEFAPEYFKYLTDSLGTGSPTCLAKILGIYQVTSKHVKGGKETRMDLMVMENLFFKRNISRVYDLKGSARSRYNNDTTGENKVLLDMNLLETLRTKPIFLGSKAKRSLERAVWNDTAFLASVDVMDYSLLVGVDDERKELVLGIIDFMRQYTWDKHLETWVKASGILGGPKNASPTIISPKQYKKRFRKAMTTYFLTVPDQWSS